ATTCCCGGCGTGGTGGACGCGGACAGCAACCTCATCATCGGCAAGCCCGAGGTGAGCGCGTACATCGACCGTTCGCGCGCCGCGGATCTGGGCGTGCAGGTGCCCGACGTGGCCAGCACCCTGCAGATGGTGGTGGGTGGCCTCGACGTGTCCACCTACGTGGAGAACGGCAACCTGTACGACGTGCGGCTGCGCGCCGAGCCGTCCGCTCGCGCCAGCATCGAGGACATCGGCCAGCTCACCGTGCCCTCGGCCCGGCTCGGCTCCGTCCCCCTGTCGGACGTGGTGAACCTGCAGCGTGAGGAAGGCCCCTCGCAGATCAGCCGCATGAATCGCCAGCGGCAGATCATGCTCACCGCCAACACCGCCCCCGGTGTGAGCACGGGTCAGATCGTGGAGAGGTTCGACAAGGTCATCGCCGAGTCGAAGCTGCCGGCCGGCTACGCGGCGAGGCCCGCGGGTCAGTCCCGCGAGATCGGCCGCACGGTGGGCAACTTCGCCCTGGCGTTCGGCCTGGCCTTCATCTTCATGTACCTGATCCTCGCCGCGCAGTTCGAGTCGTGGATCCACCCCATCACCATCCTCCTGTCGCTGCCGCTCACCGTGCCCTTCGCGTTGATCTCCCTGCTGGTGTTCAAGCAGGCGCTCGACATGTACTCGATGCTGGGTCTGCTGGTGCTCTTCGGCGTGGTGAAGAAGAACTCGATTCTGCAGATCGACCACACCAACCAGCTGCGACGGGAAGGCCAGCCGCGGCTGGAGGCCATCGTCCACGGCAGCAAGGACCGGTTGCGTCCCATCCTCATGACCACGCTGTCGTTCGTGGCGGGCATGATTCCGCTGCTGCTCTCCAAGGGCGTGGGCGCGAGCTTCAACCAGGCCACCGCCGGTGTGGTGGTGGGTGGCCAGACCCTGTCGCTGGTGCTCACGCTGCTGGTGACGCCGGTGGCCTACTCGTTGTTCGATGACGCCTCGGCGTGGTTCGGCCGGAAGTTCGCCTCCAAGCGCTCGCCCGAGGAGACGGGCGAGGCCGAGGTGGCCCGTGCCTACGGCGGCGACACGCTCGCCGAGCTGCGCCCGGCACATGATTCGGAGGCAGCATGATTGCCCTGCTCGCAGTGACGCTGACGGTGAGCGCCGCGACTCCGGTGCTCACCCTGGACGAGGTGCTCCAGGCCGCCGGTCAGAACAGCCTGGACCTGAAGGTGGCGCGCGCCCGGCTGGAACAGACCCGGCTCCTGTCCAACAGGGCGTGGGCCGCCTACCTGCCCACCGTGTCGGTGGGCGCCAGCTACACCCGCAACTCCAATGAAGCGGTGGTGACGCTGCCGGGTGGTCCGCAGATCGTCATCCAGCCGTACGATCAGCTGGCCGCCCAGGCGGAAGTGCGGCAGGCCATCATCGCCCCGTCGCTGATTCCCGCCATTCGCAACGCGGGGATCGCCGAGGACGTGGCGGAGCTGAGTACGGAGAACGTGCGGCGAGAGATCCTCTTCGTCGCGGCCCAGGCCTACTTCGCGGCCGCCGCCTACCAGGAGGCCATCCGCGCCACCCAGTTCCTCCTGGACGTGAACAAGGCGCGCGAGGGGGACACGCAGAAGCGCTTCGATGCGGGCACGGTGACGAAGGTGGCGCTCCTGCGCGCGCAGCTGGACCGGGCACGTGCCGAGCAGGATCTGGTGCGGGCTCGCAACGCCTTCGCCTCCTCGCGGCTGGCGCTCGCCACGCTCATCCAGCGGGACCCGGATTTCACGCTGGAGCTGCCCCCGGTGCCACAGGTGCCCGCGCAGGGGGAGGACCTGGTGAAGCAGGCGCTGGAGAAGCGGCCGGACGTGGCCGCGGCGCGTCGCAACCTGGACCTGGCGCTGGGCCGCAAGCAGGGCGTGTGGTTCTCCTATGCGCCCTCGGTGGGCTTCTCCGGCGTCTACCGGATCAGCAACGCCGCGGGCTTCACGGGGCAGAACGACGTCTGGGCGCTGACGTTGAGCGCGCAGTGGTTGCTCTGGGACGGCGGCACGCGGGAGATCAACTTGCGCGAGGAGTCCGCTCGCGTGGCCGAGGCCTCGGCTCAGCAGAAGCAGGCGGAGGCCCGGGTGGTGGAGGAGGTTTTGCGTGCCCAGCTGGAGGTCGAGAACGCCCGGGCCAACCTCACCAAGGCCGAGGAGGCCCTGGGCCTGGCGCGTGAGACGCAGCGCCTCACGGAGATCAGCTTCAAGGCGGGCGTGGCCACCTACCTCGAGGTGGCGGACGCCAACTCCGCGCTGACGAACGCCGAGGTGGGCGCCATCTCCGAGCGTCTGCAGGCGTCGCTCGCGGCGCTGCGGCTGCTGCGCGCCGCCGGCTCCTTCGCGGCCCAGGAGTAGAGGGCCGGGGTGAGGGTCTTCCGTCCGCGGACGACCCTCACCGGCCCGTGATGAGGTTCTCGAAGCGCGCGTACTGGCGCGCCAGCCGCGTGTAGTCCGAGGGGCGGATCTCCCGCTGCTCCATGGTGCGGACCAGGTCCTCCCTCGCGGCCAGGTAGTCCGCCGCGGGCAGCCCGCAGCTGTGCTCCAGCAGCCGCGCCGCCTCGTCCTCCGGCAGCGTGAGGGGAATGCCCAGCCGCTCGTGCATGTGCCGCCGCAGTTGCCGCGCCAGCTCGGGCACCAGCTCGCGCTCCACCTTCGAGCGCCGGGCCAGCCAGCCCAGGGAGCGCACGTACTCCAGCGCCGAGCGGTGCTTCTCCACCACCAGCGGCCGCGGCGGGCCGAACCGTGTCCCGCGCGACACCGCGTAGATCAGCCCCACCAGCAGGCCCTGCGCCACGAAGACCCACAGGCCCCGGGCCGAGGGCGGCTCCGGCTTCGGGGGCACGCCGTGGTGGTACTCGTCGAAGGCGAGTGGCCCGCGCGCCGCCAGCGCGTCCCAGAAGCGCAGGTTGTCCAGCAGCTCCAGCCGCCGGTTCTCCGCCAGGTCCGTTCCCGCCAGCACGTACACCTCGCCGCGTCCCTCCGGCACCCGCCACACCACCGCCGCGCCCTTGGCTCCGGCCAGTGGCACCGCCTCCGGCCTCCCCACCGTGATGCCCCGGTCCAGCGACACGCGGAGCCGCTCCACGTTCCTCAGCGGACCCACCGGCACCCAGACGCGCACCGTCGTCCCCGTGAAATCCTTCTCCCGCGGCGGCAAGCCCTCCGAGTCCGGTGCCAGCATCGGGCCGTCTGAAATCCCCAGCCAGGAGTCCAGCTGGGGCTGTCTCGCCTTCGCCTCCCTCGACACCAGGTACACGAGCGTCCCGCCCCGGGAGACCCAGCTCCGCAGTGCCCCGGCCTCCTCCTCCGTCACGGGCCGGCCCGAGGGCGCCGTCACCACCACCGTCCGGAGGCTGTCGGGAAGCCCCGAGCCCTCGAGTGCCTCCCGCAGCGCCGACACCCGGGCGCCCGACTCCTCGAGGTACAGGTACAGCGCTCGCACGCCCATGGGGCCCGGGTTGTCCACCGAGGGCACCAGCGGCGGGGGAAGGGACTGGTTCACCGCGAGCCCCAGCCCCAACGCCAGTGCCACCAGCACGCCGTAGATGATCGCCGTCCGCGTGCCCTTCATGCCACCGCTCCCGCGAGCCCCTGGTGCAGCCGCTCCACGTCGTCCACGAAGCGCGCCGCGTCCTCCGGCGGCACCGGCTCGAGCGAGTAGAAGGCCTGGTCGTACCAGCGCACCAGCCGCTCCACCTCGCCCGTGAGCTGCGCGGAGGCTCCCCGCCCGGGCAGCTCACCCACCAGCTCGCGATTCGTCTTCACCCGGTCCGGCCGCGCCAGCCGTCTCGCCTCCAGCGAGGACAGCAGCGCCAGCAGTCCTTCCCGGATGGCCTCGCGCGGCCGGGCTCCCAGCGCCGACCTCGCCCGCGTCAGGTGCTCACCCGGGGAGTCGAGCTCCAAGGCCGCCGGGCCCGTCTCCGTGCCCGCTTCGCGGCGCGCCGGGCCTCGCCGCCAGTGGCGCAGCCGCAGCACCGCGAAGAGCACCGCCGCGAAGCCCAGTCCCAGCACCAGCGTCCGCGTGCTCGTCGCGAAGCTCTGCGCCTCGCGCGTCAGCAGCAGCTCCTCCAGAAACGCCTTCAGCTCCCGCATCACCCGCTGGAGCAGATCGCCCTGGCGCTGCCTCGCCTGGGCGAACTCGGGCCGCGAGAGGATCTCCTGGAGCCGGGCCGGATCGGGGGTCCGGGGCGGGGACTCCGCTGCTTCCTCGGGTGGTGCGCAGGCCGCCTGGATGCGCCGGGCCGCTGTCTCCGCGCGCTCCGCGGAGGTCTCATCGCCCGGTGCGCGCAGGGGCAGGCCCTCCCAGCGCTGCTCCAGCGCCTCGAGGTGCGCTTCCATCGCCGCCGGCTCGCCCCTGCCCAGCACCGTGAGCTGTTGGAGCTCGCTCGCGGCGTTCTCGCAGGGCAGGGCCGCGAGCCACAGCAGCACCAGCCCGGACATCATCGCGCCTCCAGGCGCCTCTCGAGATCCAACCCCTCCCGGCGCACGCGCATGTCCAGGTACAGCAGCGCGTAGACGACGAGCCCCAGCGGGTTGAACACCGCCTGTCCCACCACCTGCAGCAGCTCCGCGGGCACCAGCAGCGACTGCGGCGCCGGGGTGGCCGCCGGATCCAGCGCGCTGCCATGGGTGAACTGGATGATCAGCGCGGGCAGTCCGCACAGGATGCTCACGGCGATCAGGATGATGGACACCACGGTGACGAGGATCATCGCCCGCACCGTGACGCGCCCGGTGAAGCCCGGCCCCACCCGCCCCGAGAGCAGGGCCCCCGAGCGCCGGAAGGAGCCCACCGCCGGGAGATCCTCCATGGCCATCACTGGCGCCAGCAGCGCGAAGCGCAGCAGGTACCAGAGGAGTCCACCCACCATCCCGAGCCCCGCGAGGATGGGGCCCGCGGCCAGCAGGATCCACCCGAGCACCCGGACGCCCGAGATCGTGCCCTCCGTGCGCAGCACGATGGCCCCGCCCACGCCCGCGAGCAGCGCGCCGGGCAGCATCAGCAGCAGGATGGCGCCCACCGCCCAGAGCAGGGACAGCAGGTACGCACCGGTGAACGTGCCCACGCGCTTGAGCACGCGCTGCATGCCGTCCGCCGGACGCGTGGATTCCCCGAGCTGCGTGGGCACCACGTACCGCGACACCGCCAGCGTGTTCAGCGAATAGACCCAGAAGGTCACGCCCAGGGTGGCCGTCAGCATCAGCAGGAAGCGGGAGTACTCGGCCGCCAGTACCGGCATGTCTCCATCACGGATCGCCATCTGGATCGTCGCGACATTCCGCTGCGCCGCCAGCTGCAGGGCCTTGGTCATGATGTAGGAGACCAGGTTGAAGCCGAGGCTCAACAGGAAGAGCGTCTTGAAGTGCTTGCGCCAGAAGGTGGCCGCGCGATCGATGATCTCACCGATGGCCAGGGGACGCAGATCCGAGGGGGGAGGGCTCACGGGCCCAGCATACCCGGGGCACGGAGCCTTGGTGGAGAACCCCACACCGGCCCTCTTCCGGGTAGCAGCCGTTCGTGGACTCGGGCTGTGGTGAGCTGTTGAGGCGGGCTTTTGTCCACCCGTCATGGGCCGCTCCACACAGCGTGTGGCGTTTCTTCCTTCGCGGTCCTAGAGAAAGCACCTGCCGACTCTGGAGGTGTCAGGTGCCATCACGTCAGGGTGGATTCGAGGTCGCGGAACGGGAAGCGGGGATACGTGCGGTCCGGGAAGCACGGAGTCCCGAGGTGCTCGCGAAGCTGCTGGATGAGCTACCGGTGTTGCATGCCCCTGTGTTCCACCGGGACGTCCTCACACATCTCAGGCAGGAGTTGCCTCCGGAAGAACGCCGACAGTTCGAGCGACTCTTTTGCTACCTCGATTGGAGAGCGCAGCAGCGCCATGGTTCGGCACCAGCGGAGGTAGACGAGGTTCCACAAGCTCACTGCTCCCTCCCGTACGCACCTCCCTACTTCCAGCAGGTGATGGAGCTCTTGAAGGGACAGGTCCCACCGTACCTGCCCGAAAGACCCCTCGATCCCGCCACGGAGGAGTCCAAGATCGCTGACGGGTTGATGAGCGTGAATGGAACTCCCGTCGCACTCCCTCCCTACCAGCCAGTTCCGGGGAGCCAGTGGGGGATCGTCATCATCGAATGCCTGCGATGCCGCACCCGGCGCCCTGAGGCTCGTGCATTGCACATCGACCTCATCCGCGTTCCGGACATGCGGGCACCTCTGGCGGAAGGGCGGATCAACAACGCGGCGTGTCCCCACTGTGGCTTCAAGGTCGGTTTACCCGCCGGAGTCTGGTTGTTGGATCCTCCCTGGCCTCGGGACACGCTGGCCGTGCTCTCCTGCCTCATTCGTGTCGATCCCCTCAACATCTTCTATCTGCCGAGTTGTTGGCGGCAGCGTGAGCACCAGATGGTGGTCGTGTTGGAGGCCCGCTCCTCTCAACTCTTGAATGACCTCCAGGTCGAGAGTGCTCCCTCTGAAAGCGGTCCTGATAAGCAATTGGTCAGAATCATCTACAGCCAGGATGAGCTGAAGGCACAGTTGAATGCATCCTCGGGAGGGCAGGTGCCTCTCTTGATGGAGGCGGCTGTGGCCCAGCTGGCCCTCCGTTTGGAAGCCGAGGAAATGTCATTGGAGGAGGCGCGGGAGTTCGCGCGAGCGTGGGTTGCACAAGAGGGGAAGGACTGGCCCCTGCTCATGTCACCCATCCACTTGGATGAGGAGGGCCGCCCCATGCGCGCGGTGGCCCAGGCACTGCTGACCGAGCAGCTGGCGGAGCATCGGAATCTGGAGGTACTGGATCGAGCCATCCTCTCCATCCAGTTGGTGGCGATGCTTCTGGAAGCCCAGCGGGTGGGGCAGGCGGAGGCGGTGCTCGCCCGGGCCGAGGATCTCTGGAATCAAATCCAACCTGGAGACGACGATCGACACCTGATTGTCGCATCCATGATCGAGCGCTCTCACAGTGACATCTTGACCTGGAAGGGGCGTTACGAGGAGGCAGCTCAGCGGCGGCATCGTGCCGAAGAGCTTCTGCCCTCCCAGCCTGAGGGCTCCTGGTGGGTGCGTTTTCAATTCTGGCGTTATCGAGCCGTCGACGCGCTGCATCTGCGGCGCGAAAAGAAGTTCGATGAGTCCCTTGTAGCATTCGCTCAGTGCATTCCCATGCTTGAGCAGCTCTATGGCGAAGCCCTCCAAGAGAATGCTCCCGAGGGGCAGGCGGCGAGGGGTGACGCCCAGAATATTCTGGGAGGAGCACTGGCAAACTGCGCATCCGTGCTCCAGGAAGGAGAGGGGGTCTTCTCCAATGACCCCAGCCGTCTACACACCCATGGGATGGCCTGGGTGTTCGAGTATGCGGCACGGCTCCCCGCATGGCCGTCGGAGCCGGAGGACAGCCAGGATGAAGGCTCTCGGCGTTGGATTGTCGTGGGGCGGCTTCTGAAGCGTGCGCTGGACCTCAGTCAGGCTTCCCGTGCCTGGAGGTTCGCCGCAGCCCAAGCAATGCGCTTGACGGATGTCATGCTGCACTTCGGGCATCTCCATGCCGCAGTAGAGCAAGCATCGGAGTGGGTGAAATTCGCTCAGCAGGCCAATCATTACCACTCCCTGGCCCATGCGTTGTTTTTCCTCGGGCGTATGGGACTCCACCTCGCCAGGCATGGACCCGGTTCGCTAGACTTGTTCGAATCAGCGGCGGAGTCCCTACTCCGCGATCTCGTCAGTCAGGGACCTCAAGCAGAGCTACCCCACTGGGCACCCATGCTGGTGGAGATGTCGTTCCTCTGCGTCAAGATGGGAGCCGATGCTGGTAAGGCGGTGATGATCGCGGAGAGCCTCAAGGCTGCGGTGACCGCTGTCCATGTGGAGGCAGGAGTCCCTGGCAGTGGACGTGCGAGTGGGGAGTTCCTGGCCCAGCGTGTGGAGGAACTCACCTGCGAGCGGGAGAGGCTCAGGGTCGAGACCTTCAACTTCGAGGAAGGGGAACCCGAGCGGGCAGAATTGTCAGCTTCCATCGAGAGGGTCGAGCAGCAACTCGCCGAGTCACGGCGAGAGCTGGGTCTCCGGAACGCACAGTATGTGCGTTGGTGCGAGCCGAGCTACATCCACCTGTCCGCAGTGGACGACATCCGGCGCCGGCTCGACGTGCTGGGTTCTCGGGCCACATACCTGGGGTTCAGCATCGGCGAGATAGGCGTTTGGACATATGCCCTCTGGAGTGAGGGCATAATCCTCGAGCCGGTCTCCTGGGAGGGATGGAGGGAGGACTTGAAAATCCTGGATGCGCCGGATGCATTGCTGTCGGACCCCAAGCTCATGGAAACCGTGCTGGAACGCGTCGGCCGGCGTCTTCTCGAGCCCGTTCTGGAGCGATTGGAGCTCATGTCGCCCTCCGACCGGCTGATCATCTCGCCCACACAGGGCCTTCTCCATGTTCCTTTCGCGGCTTTCCCGATCGGCGCAGAGAGGCTTGTTCAGCAATTCGTTCTTTCGGTGGTGTCAGGAGCCGGGCTCTTCGAGGCGTGCTTCGACCGGCGGCCGGGCCCCATCTCTTCCGCGTTGCTCGTTGGGGTGCCCAGGCACGACTACATGAAAGTCCAGCTCCCCTACGCGCGAGATGAGGTGAAGAAGCTCGAGTCGCTCCTGAGGGATTCTGGCTGCGAGGTGCGCCTTCTGTTGGACCAGCAGGCCACGGCTTCCGCTGTCCTGTCCGAAGCCGCTGCGTACGATGTGCTCCACTTTGCCTGCCACGCGAGGTGGTCATTGCAAGCCGCCATCCGCCCGCAGCTCGTTCTCCACCCGGATTTCGAGCGTGATAGCGGCGAGCTCACGGATTGGCGCATCGTGAACGAACTGCGGCTGCGGCCCGGAGCATTGGTCAACCTTTCGGCTTGTCAGAGCGCCCGCCAGATCGAGGGTGGAGCCGAGATACGTGACGGCCTTCTCCCCGCGATCCTTCAGGCGGGAGCGGGAGCCGCCGTAGCTACTCTCTGGAGTATCAGCGATGCGCCCATGCCAGTATTGCAGACGGTCCTATATGAAAATCTGCTGGCGGGCCAACCACCCGCTGAGGCGCTCGCACGGACCCTCCGAAGGTGTATCCAAGGAGAGCTTGGGCCGGTTTTAGCCGACCCGCTTGTCTGGTTGGCGTTCATGCTTTATGGGGTGGGTTGAATGGAGCAGTGGAGTTGACGTCGAGCGGTAGTGCCAATGACCATGAAGCCCAGAAAATCCATCCCAGATAAGAAGGCCGCTACGTTTCGCTCTGTGAAAAACTCAGTCATGGAATCTCCGGGGATAGAGGACTTCAACTCCGGGCCGACGAATTTGGACGGCGAGATTGCTTCGGAGTTGACGATGTCAGACTTGGCGATGAGCCAGTCTGGCGAGTTGCTCATTGTCACGGTCCTCGTGGAATCTGGAACTGATGCCGTCTCAATATCCGCACGGCTTGATGCGACGCGCAGGGTGCTTGCCGTCATGGCCGAAATTGTTGGCAATCGCCCCGCTCTGGTCATATTTCAGGCTGGATGGTTCGATTCCAAGAGCCATCCCGCGATCAAGGCGCTTCATCAGTATGAACTCGAACTTCGCCGGATGTTAGGGGAGACTGGCCTCGACAGGCTGGTAATTGCTTTCGGAGTCGATGGTCGCAATGGTCGTGACCAACTCGCTGCCGTGCTCTCCAGTTCAGGATTCAAGGTGGTGGCAAGAAAATTCCATCCCACTGAGGACGAGATGAGTCCGGAGGAACCGCTCCTGCTTGCGGAGCACTGGGAGGCGGGAGAGAGCGGTTACTCGCGTATCGCGGAAATTTTGGGGCACAAAATCTTCATCGCGGTTTGCTACGATACTTTCGGTATACCTCAGCTCCAACTCCCGCGTCCGGATGTGGATGCTGTCGTGTGCCACCTCCACCTTTTCGGGCCACGCAAGAGCAACTACGTTTCTGGTGACAGTTATTTTGCTCGGCTTGGACTCGCGGGTGCCTCACGGCAGTGGAGCGTGCCAGTATTTGCGGCGGCTCAATTCCTACATCGTCCGATTCCAGCCCGGTGGCCTTCTGGTGTTTTGTGCCAGACAGACACGGGTCACGCAAGGCGCCTGACATATGAGGATATCTCTCTTGCGTCTATACGAGAGTCGATCAGAATCAGGATTCAGGAGGGAATCGCAGAACTCCGATTCTTCAAACTCCCATGAATTGGAGATGCAATCGCAAGCGAGCCTTGGTCATGATGTAGGAGACCAGGTTGAAGCCGAGGCTCAACAGGAAGAGCGTCTTGAAATGCTTGCGCCAGAAGGTGGCCGCGCGATCGATGATCTCACCGATGGCCAGGGGAACGTAGATCCGAGGGGGAGGGCTCACGGATTCAGCATACTTGCGGCGTGCTGTCCTCGGGGGAAGAGCCAGCTCCGCACACTCCGTCCCAGATAGGTTTCGGGATTTACGCTCCCAGTGCGTTACCCTGGCGAGGCCGTACACCCCTGAACCCCCCTATCGGGAGGAACGCATGCAGGCACGGAACCTCATTGGAAGCGGGCTGCTGGCTGTCGGGATGCTGTTGGCCGGGTGCGGAGGCACCCCGGTGGACGAGGCCACGCAGGTGCAGGACATCGGCGTGCGCGAAGATGCCATCCCGGACTGCTCGGGGCTGGACTACGAGTACACGTATTACAGCGATGCGACCAAGTCGACGGTGACCGGCGGCCGCGGCTGCTCGTGTGGGGCGTGGTTCTCGTGGGGCCGCACGTCGAGCTTCTACGATTACTACAGCGGCACCTGCTTCTGAGCCGCACGTAGGACCTGACGGGCCAGGGTGACGTTCTTCTCACCCTGGCTCGCGGGTGCCGAGGCCGCACAGGGCCCGCGTGGCGGCACCTGGCTCCTCTGCCTCCAGCACCGCGGAGATGACCGCGAAGCCCGCCGCTTCCTTGAGCAGCGAGGCCCGCTCCGGCGTGAGGCCTCCGAGTGCCAGGGCGGGGCAGGGCAGGGCCGCCGCCAGTCTCCGGAAACCCTCGGGCCCCAGCGTGGGCCGCGTGTCCTCCGGCTTCGAGCCGGGGGAGAACACCGGGCTCACCAGCGCCAGATCCGCGCCCACGGCCCGGCGTGCCTCCTGCTCGTCATGCACCGCCACGCTCACCTGACGCCCCGGGGGCAGGTGCGCACGGACATCCTCCGGCGTCAGGCCCGTTGCCGACAGGTGCAGGTGCGCTCCCACCAGCAGGGCCACATCCAACCGGCCATTGACGTAGAGCGGATTGCCTCGCGCCCGGCACAGCCCGGCCAGCAGCCGGGCCTCCTCCAGGAACCGACGCGCGGTGGCCTCCGGGTGGCGGTGCTGCACGGCCACCTGGGGCCCCACCTCCAGCGCCCGCTCCAGCGCGGACAACAGCCGCTCCCGGGGCAGACGCCAGTCGGTGATGACCATCACCCGCGGTACCACTACTCGACGAGCCCCTCGATCGGGCTGGACGCCGACGCGTACGCCTTGCGCGGAATCCGGCCGGACAGGAAGGCCTCGCGGCCCGCTTCGATGGCCAGCTTCATGGCGCGCGCCATGCGCACCGGATCCTTCGCGCCCGCGATGGCCGTGTTCATCAGCACCGCGTCCACGCCCAGCTCCATGGCGATGGCCGCGTCCGATGCCGTGCCCACGCCCGCGTCCACGATGACCGGTACCTTCACCGTCTCGCGGATGAGGCGGATGTTGTGCGGGTTGCGGATGCCCAGCCCCGAGCCGATCGGCGCCGCCAGCGGCATCACCGCCGCGCACCCCGCGTCCTCCAGCTTGCGCGCCGTGATGGGGTCATCCGAGGTGTAGGGCAGCACCGTGAAGCCCTCCTTCACCAGGATGCGCGCCGCCTTCAGCGTCTCCTCCACATCCGGGTAGAGCGTCTTCTCGTCGCCCAGCACCTCCAGCTTCACCCACTTGCTCATGCCCAGCTCCTCGGCGAGCCGGCAGGTGCGCACCGCGTCGTCCGCCGTGTAGCAGAGCGCCGTGTTCGGCAGCAGCCGCATGCGCGAGCGGTCGATCCAGTTCATCAGCGAGGCCTCGCCCTTCGCCGCCAGATCCAACCGCCTCACCGCCACCGTCACCATCTCCGCGCCCGAGGCCTCGTGGCACCGCTTCATCACCTCGTGGCTGGGGTACTTCCCCGTGCCCACTATGAGGCGCGACTCGAAGGTGACTCCCGCGATCACCAGGGGCTTGTCTTGCACGCTCATTGCTCGCTCCTCTATCCGCCACCGACGAAGGTGACGATCTCCACGCGATCCTGCGGCGACAGCTGGTACTCGGGGTGGCGCGCGCGGCGGACCACCTCCGCGTTCACCTCCACCGCCACCCCGGGGCCCCCCACCTCCAACGAGGCGAGCAGCGCCGCCAGGGTCATTCCCTCGGGGACTTCTCGTGCCTGTCCGTTGATCCAGATCGTCACGGCTCGACGCTCCTGCTGCTGGCGTCCGACGCACTACAGGCGTGCCCCCGTGCTGTCAACGCGCACTCTGGGCATCACCCCTGGCTATACTCCTGGGCATGTTCACCGTCCGAAGCAGGCTCGTGGCTTGTGCCCTGGTGCTAACGCTGGGGCTCCCGGCCACCGCCGCCGAGCCCTCGAGCACCACGGATGCCCCCACGCGCGCCGCCGGCCTCCATGGCCACCGGTATGCCTTCGTCGCAGGGGGGGTGTTGCTCCTCGGAGGCGCCGGGTTCGGCTACCTCGCCCAGGGCGAGGCCCATCGTGCCCGTACCCTCTCCTCGGCTCGTGAGTCCGGTGCCGCGCTCGACAGGGCCCGCACCAACGCCGCCACCGCCAACGTGCTCTATGCCGTGGCGGGGGCGACCGTTCTCTATGGGCTGGTCCTGGAGCTGCTCCCGGAGCCCGCCGCGGAGAAGGCGAGCCTCACGTTCCACTTCTGAGCCCAGACATAAGAGTCAACGTTAGTGGCGCGAGGGGGTCGTTTCTGCTGTCGCTCTACAGGAAGGAATGGACGCCCGCGTACTCGCTACGAAATCCAGGAGGGTGAAGCCTGGAGCGTTGAGGAACTCAGTGCGATTGGCGAGTGCGACTACCAGGAGCTGAAGGCGACGGTGGACCTCGACCATTTTGAAGGTCGCTCCTGGCGTGGTTTCCACCACCACGCCACGCTCTGCATGATGGCCCTCGGTTTTCTCGCCCTTCGCC
The sequence above is drawn from the Archangium gephyra genome and encodes:
- a CDS encoding thiazole synthase, translated to MSVQDKPLVIAGVTFESRLIVGTGKYPSHEVMKRCHEASGAEMVTVAVRRLDLAAKGEASLMNWIDRSRMRLLPNTALCYTADDAVRTCRLAEELGMSKWVKLEVLGDEKTLYPDVEETLKAARILVKEGFTVLPYTSDDPITARKLEDAGCAAVMPLAAPIGSGLGIRNPHNIRLIRETVKVPVIVDAGVGTASDAAIAMELGVDAVLMNTAIAGAKDPVRMARAMKLAIEAGREAFLSGRIPRKAYASASSPIEGLVE
- the thiS gene encoding sulfur carrier protein ThiS, whose product is MTIWINGQAREVPEGMTLAALLASLEVGGPGVAVEVNAEVVRRARHPEYQLSPQDRVEIVTFVGGG